The Nitriliruptor alkaliphilus DSM 45188 genome includes a region encoding these proteins:
- the acs gene encoding acetate--CoA ligase, with protein MASDAIEGLLDEARTFPPPGEFKAEARTTGAEIYDEANTDREGFWARQAAELEWFEEWDTILDWQAPYAKWFVGGKLNVSHNCVDRHVAAGHGDQIAYHWEGEPGDTRTITYAQLLEDVQRAANALKELGVERGDRVAVYLPMIPELPVTMLACARIGAVHSVVFAGFSAQALRDRINDSDCKVVVTADGSWRRGSVFPLKEHVDEALQDTPSITKALVVRRTENDVAMQDGRDVWWHDLVPGQAAECEPESMDSEDLLYLLYTSGTTGKPKGIMHTTGGYLTQVAFTHREVFDLRPDSDVYWCAADIGWVTGHSYIVYGPLANRATSVLYEGTPNFPAEDRFWDIIERYGVTQLYTAPTAIRAFMKWGDHHPEGHDLSSLRLLGTVGEPINPEAWMWYRKVIGGDRCPVVDTWWQTETGAIMISPLPGATTTKPGSATFPLPGISADVVDEKGESVGIPGGGYLTLDQPWPSMLRGIWGDAKRYEDTYWSRFPGRYFAGDGAKRDDDGYFWLLGRVDDVMNISGHRISTTEVESALVSHPSVAEAAVVGRADSQTGQAIAAFVTPRGGIDGDDALAKELRDHVAKVISPIAKPASLLFTADLPKTRSGKIMRRLLKDIAEDKQLGDTTTLADASVVDSIKGRYLSDGGGDG; from the coding sequence GTGGCATCGGACGCGATCGAGGGCCTGCTCGACGAGGCGCGCACCTTCCCGCCGCCGGGCGAGTTCAAGGCGGAGGCCCGGACGACCGGCGCCGAGATCTACGACGAGGCGAACACCGACCGCGAGGGCTTCTGGGCGCGGCAGGCCGCCGAGCTCGAGTGGTTCGAGGAGTGGGACACCATCCTCGACTGGCAGGCGCCGTACGCGAAGTGGTTCGTCGGCGGCAAGCTCAACGTCAGCCACAACTGCGTCGACCGGCACGTGGCCGCCGGTCACGGTGACCAGATCGCCTACCACTGGGAGGGCGAGCCGGGCGACACCCGGACCATCACCTACGCCCAGCTGCTCGAGGACGTGCAGCGTGCAGCGAACGCGCTCAAGGAGCTCGGCGTCGAGCGCGGCGACCGGGTGGCGGTCTACCTGCCGATGATCCCCGAGCTGCCGGTCACCATGCTGGCGTGCGCGCGCATCGGCGCGGTGCACTCGGTGGTGTTCGCCGGGTTCTCCGCCCAGGCGCTGCGCGACCGCATCAACGACTCGGACTGCAAGGTCGTGGTCACCGCCGATGGCTCGTGGCGTCGTGGCAGCGTGTTCCCGCTGAAGGAACACGTCGACGAGGCGCTCCAGGACACGCCGTCGATCACCAAGGCACTCGTGGTCAGGCGCACCGAGAACGACGTCGCGATGCAGGACGGCCGTGACGTGTGGTGGCACGACCTCGTGCCCGGCCAGGCGGCCGAGTGCGAACCCGAGTCGATGGACAGCGAGGATCTGCTCTACCTGCTGTACACCTCGGGGACCACCGGGAAGCCCAAGGGCATCATGCACACCACCGGTGGGTACCTGACCCAGGTGGCCTTCACCCACCGCGAGGTGTTCGACCTGCGGCCCGACAGCGACGTGTACTGGTGCGCGGCCGACATCGGCTGGGTCACGGGCCACAGCTACATCGTCTACGGCCCGCTCGCCAACCGCGCCACGTCGGTGCTGTACGAGGGCACCCCGAACTTCCCCGCCGAGGACCGGTTCTGGGACATCATCGAGCGGTACGGGGTGACCCAGCTCTACACCGCCCCGACCGCCATCCGCGCGTTCATGAAGTGGGGTGACCACCACCCCGAGGGGCACGACCTGTCGAGCCTGCGCCTCCTCGGCACCGTCGGCGAGCCGATCAACCCCGAAGCGTGGATGTGGTACCGCAAGGTCATCGGCGGGGACCGCTGCCCCGTGGTCGACACCTGGTGGCAGACCGAGACCGGCGCCATCATGATCAGTCCGCTCCCGGGCGCCACCACCACCAAGCCCGGGTCGGCGACCTTCCCGCTCCCGGGGATCTCGGCCGACGTCGTGGACGAGAAGGGCGAGTCCGTCGGCATCCCCGGCGGCGGCTACCTCACCCTCGACCAGCCCTGGCCGTCGATGCTGCGTGGCATCTGGGGTGACGCGAAGCGCTACGAGGACACCTACTGGTCGCGCTTCCCGGGCCGCTACTTCGCCGGCGATGGCGCCAAGCGCGACGACGACGGCTACTTCTGGCTCCTCGGCCGCGTCGACGACGTGATGAACATCTCCGGCCACCGCATCTCGACCACCGAGGTCGAGTCCGCGCTGGTCAGCCACCCCTCCGTCGCCGAAGCCGCGGTCGTCGGACGCGCCGACAGCCAGACCGGTCAGGCCATCGCCGCCTTCGTCACCCCCCGCGGCGGCATCGACGGGGACGACGCCCTCGCCAAGGAGCTGCGCGATCACGTCGCCAAGGTGATCTCGCCCATCGCCAAGCCCGCGTCCCTGCTGTTCACCGCCGACCTGCCCAAGACCCGCTCCGGCAAGATCATGCGGCGCCTGCTCAAGGACATCGCCGAGGACAAGCAGCTCGGCGACACCACCACCCTCGCCGACGCCTCCGTGGTCGACAGCATCAAGGGTCGCTACCTGTCGGACGGCGGCGGCGACGGCTGA
- the mnhG gene encoding monovalent cation/H(+) antiporter subunit G, with amino-acid sequence MSTVIANGLILMGVSLVVLGGVAVLRLPDVLARTNAATKAAGLGLASILAGTAVALGTRDAYLKLGLAIVVQFITAPVAGHVLGRAAYRASPEELTRFLAIDDLADGDGGVPPPRSGDERGTTR; translated from the coding sequence GTGAGCACCGTCATCGCCAACGGCCTGATCCTGATGGGGGTCAGCCTCGTCGTGCTCGGCGGCGTCGCCGTCCTGCGGTTGCCCGACGTCCTCGCCCGGACGAACGCAGCCACCAAAGCGGCGGGCCTCGGGCTAGCGTCTATCCTCGCCGGCACCGCGGTCGCCCTCGGGACCCGTGACGCCTACCTCAAGCTCGGACTCGCCATCGTCGTGCAGTTCATCACCGCACCGGTCGCCGGTCACGTCCTCGGACGGGCGGCCTACCGTGCCTCCCCCGAGGAGCTGACGCGGTTCCTGGCCATCGATGATCTCGCTGACGGCGACGGCGGGGTCCCACCGCCCCGTTCCGGCGACGAGCGGGGCACCACGCGCTGA
- a CDS encoding sodium:proton antiporter — MTAALIVGILAAAGTYLVLQRGIVRITLGFVLLGHAATTALLAAGGVGRRGLAFVGAGGTSGDPLPQAFALTAIVISFGVTAFLLTLAYRGRDTLGHDDVEAPDMTGSLADPHTPGDRP, encoded by the coding sequence GTGACCGCGGCACTGATCGTCGGGATCCTCGCCGCCGCCGGCACCTACCTGGTGCTGCAGCGGGGCATCGTGCGCATCACCCTCGGGTTCGTGCTGCTCGGGCACGCCGCCACCACCGCCCTGCTCGCGGCAGGTGGCGTCGGGCGGCGTGGTCTCGCCTTCGTCGGCGCGGGAGGGACCTCCGGTGATCCGTTGCCGCAGGCCTTCGCCCTGACCGCCATCGTGATCTCGTTCGGGGTCACCGCCTTCCTGCTCACGCTCGCCTACCGCGGACGCGACACCCTCGGCCACGACGACGTCGAGGCGCCGGACATGACCGGCTCGCTGGCCGACCCACACACCCCAGGGGACAGGCCGTGA
- a CDS encoding SDR family oxidoreductase, giving the protein MDGRRVLVTGASSGIGAAVARAVADAGGQVALLARRADVLEGLAAELDGVALPADVTDLAAVTSATEHAAEEFGGLDGLVTAAGLARPGGILDADPGDWRTMLEVNVLGTLHAVRAALPHLTAADHADVVTVSSMSGRRLGSPELGVYAASKAAVHMLTEGLRRELAPDGVRTTVVAPGFVDTPLFEGQRHPTAARLGEVTATQGLPASDVADRIVEVLAAPPHVVTVELALLSIDQG; this is encoded by the coding sequence ATGGACGGTCGGCGGGTGCTGGTGACCGGGGCGTCATCGGGGATCGGCGCGGCCGTGGCGCGTGCCGTCGCCGACGCGGGGGGACAGGTCGCGCTGCTGGCCCGGCGCGCGGACGTGCTCGAGGGCCTCGCTGCGGAGCTCGACGGGGTGGCTCTCCCCGCGGACGTGACCGACCTGGCGGCCGTCACCTCGGCGACCGAGCACGCAGCGGAGGAGTTCGGCGGGCTCGACGGCCTCGTCACCGCCGCCGGCCTCGCCCGCCCCGGCGGGATCCTCGACGCCGACCCGGGGGACTGGCGCACCATGCTGGAGGTGAACGTCCTCGGCACCCTCCACGCCGTCCGGGCGGCCCTGCCACACCTGACCGCCGCCGACCACGCCGACGTGGTGACCGTCTCGTCGATGTCGGGTCGACGCCTCGGATCCCCCGAGCTCGGGGTGTACGCGGCGTCCAAGGCCGCGGTGCACATGCTCACCGAGGGCCTGCGACGCGAGCTGGCTCCCGACGGCGTGCGCACCACCGTGGTCGCGCCCGGGTTCGTGGACACCCCGTTGTTCGAGGGCCAGCGCCACCCGACCGCCGCCCGGCTGGGCGAGGTGACGGCGACCCAGGGCCTGCCCGCCTCCGACGTGGCGGACCGGATCGTCGAGGTCCTGGCCGCGCCTCCGCACGTGGTCACCGTCGAGCTCGCCCTCCTGTCCATCGACCAGGGCTGA
- a CDS encoding complex I subunit 5 family protein, which produces MAPDASPLPLLAVALPCLTAVLIVVARRSPRAAELLLGLGALATFGVVASLAVAVRAGRTPTTELWELIPGLSLSLRADGMGIVFAGLAALLWVLASSYAVGYMRGDDAQHRTRFYAFYALCLATAFGVAFAGDLFTFFIAYELLTVSTYPLVTHNGNDAAIAAGRRYLAYLLGGGVLVLFGLAILTVLVGDVTFVAGGFVGDALGPVLTSVTFLLLAVGFGTKAGLMPLHRWLPAAMVAPTPVSALLHAVAVVKGGVFAFGRLIGFVFGPDVLDGLAVTTLLAVVAGATIVIASIVALRQDHLKRRLAYSTIAHLAYIVLGFALLAPTTFEGSLLHIVNHGVLKITLFFCAGALHVHLHLDHVSELDGVGRRMPFTMAAFAVASLGLAGLPPMGGFLSKWYLVLGAYEAEQYLAAAVMAFGGLFTAAYLFPVVYRAFFRGPVVPETVPDRPRDASRLMVVPLSITAGLGLLLGLGDLFGVYDLASTVGASVAEVAP; this is translated from the coding sequence ATGGCTCCCGACGCTTCCCCGCTGCCGCTCCTGGCGGTCGCTCTGCCCTGCCTGACTGCGGTCCTGATCGTGGTGGCTCGGCGGAGCCCGCGGGCGGCCGAGCTCCTGCTCGGTCTCGGGGCGCTGGCGACCTTCGGCGTCGTGGCCAGCCTCGCGGTCGCCGTCCGCGCCGGGCGGACGCCGACCACCGAGCTTTGGGAACTGATCCCGGGACTGTCGCTCTCGCTCCGCGCCGACGGCATGGGCATCGTCTTCGCCGGTCTGGCGGCCCTGCTGTGGGTCCTGGCCTCGAGCTACGCCGTCGGGTACATGCGTGGTGACGACGCCCAGCACCGCACCCGGTTCTACGCCTTCTACGCCCTGTGCCTGGCCACCGCGTTCGGCGTCGCGTTCGCCGGCGACCTGTTCACCTTCTTCATCGCCTACGAGCTGCTGACGGTCTCGACCTACCCGCTCGTCACCCACAACGGCAACGACGCGGCGATCGCCGCCGGCCGGCGTTACCTCGCCTACCTCCTCGGTGGCGGGGTCCTGGTGCTGTTCGGCCTCGCGATCCTCACCGTCCTGGTGGGCGACGTGACCTTCGTGGCCGGCGGGTTCGTGGGCGATGCGCTGGGGCCGGTGCTGACGTCGGTCACCTTCCTGCTCCTCGCGGTCGGCTTCGGCACCAAAGCGGGCCTGATGCCGCTGCACCGCTGGCTGCCCGCGGCGATGGTCGCGCCGACGCCGGTCTCAGCCCTCCTGCACGCGGTCGCGGTCGTCAAGGGTGGCGTGTTCGCCTTCGGTCGGCTGATCGGGTTCGTCTTCGGACCGGACGTGCTCGACGGCCTGGCGGTGACCACCCTCCTCGCCGTGGTCGCGGGGGCCACCATCGTGATCGCGTCGATCGTCGCGCTCCGCCAGGACCACCTCAAGCGCCGCCTGGCCTACTCCACCATCGCTCACCTGGCCTACATCGTGCTCGGGTTCGCGTTGCTGGCGCCGACCACCTTCGAGGGGTCGCTGCTCCACATCGTCAACCACGGGGTCCTCAAGATCACGCTGTTCTTCTGCGCCGGCGCGCTGCACGTGCACCTGCACCTCGACCACGTCAGCGAGCTCGACGGCGTCGGACGCCGGATGCCGTTCACCATGGCCGCCTTCGCGGTCGCCAGCCTCGGGCTCGCGGGGCTGCCACCGATGGGCGGGTTCCTCAGCAAGTGGTACCTGGTGCTCGGCGCGTACGAGGCCGAGCAGTACCTCGCCGCCGCGGTCATGGCGTTCGGCGGACTGTTCACGGCCGCCTACCTCTTCCCGGTCGTGTACCGCGCCTTCTTCCGCGGCCCCGTCGTCCCGGAGACCGTCCCCGACCGTCCGCGCGACGCCTCGCGTCTGATGGTGGTGCCGCTGTCGATCACGGCGGGGCTCGGTCTGCTCCTCGGGCTCGGTGACCTCTTCGGGGTGTACGACCTCGCGAGCACGGTCGGGGCGTCCGTCGCGGAGGTGGCGCCGTGA
- a CDS encoding Na+/H+ antiporter subunit E: MKRWLLKPWRIVYALAYFLAELLLANFRLAWDVGTPGLPSTAGIIRVDTGARTSAEIWLVANAISMTPGTLTLEVDPDGHHLYVHTLYAEDREAFARQIGAFERALLGAMR, translated from the coding sequence GTGAAGCGGTGGCTGCTCAAGCCCTGGCGCATCGTGTACGCGCTGGCGTACTTCCTCGCCGAACTGCTGCTCGCCAACTTCCGCCTGGCCTGGGACGTCGGGACGCCGGGGCTGCCGTCGACGGCGGGCATCATCCGGGTGGACACCGGCGCGCGGACGTCGGCCGAGATCTGGCTGGTGGCCAACGCCATCTCGATGACCCCGGGCACGCTGACGCTCGAGGTCGACCCCGACGGGCACCACCTCTACGTCCACACCCTCTACGCCGAGGACCGCGAGGCGTTCGCCCGCCAGATCGGCGCCTTCGAACGTGCGCTGCTCGGAGCGATGCGATGA
- a CDS encoding complex I subunit 5 family protein translates to MSALLVAPLALPLTLAAVLLLVRRYPTVQRAISFSGVTGLVAVGISLVAATSGGTVHATRVGGWPGGLAIPFVADGTAALLVAAASMVSLLCLVTAAARGEDHHPLFHPLVAVLLAGVLGSFTTGDLFNLFVTFEVMLIASYVLLALRGGTREVRASTVYVTVNLLASALLLIGIALLYGAAGTVELAALHGVVADVPGAVIGATLVAVAVAIKASLVPVHSWLPRVYPVAGPATTALFSALLTKAGVYVLLRLDSTVFAGIEGFRQAVLVAAVVTMVIGVLGAVGRGDVRGILSFHMVSQVGYLVLPIGIGTVAGYTAGLVYLLQYLAVKGSLFLSAAAIETLTGTGQLARLGGMLRTRPALAIGFLLPALSLAGIPPTSGFVGKFLLVTAAFDERLLWAGGIAVAVSFATLLSMLKIWNGVFWGERTTEVTREPGLAAFGMAIPAGGAGGDDPAVPRGVRTPRTIALAAPALLVGALVLALGVLAGPLVDLVQPAAETLADPQPYLDAVREA, encoded by the coding sequence GTGAGCGCGCTCCTCGTCGCCCCGCTGGCGCTGCCCCTGACGTTGGCCGCGGTCCTCCTCCTCGTGCGCCGCTACCCCACCGTCCAGCGGGCGATCTCGTTCAGCGGCGTGACGGGCCTCGTCGCGGTCGGGATCAGCCTCGTCGCCGCGACCTCCGGCGGCACCGTCCACGCGACGCGCGTCGGTGGCTGGCCCGGTGGTCTGGCCATCCCCTTCGTGGCCGACGGGACCGCCGCCCTGCTGGTCGCAGCCGCGTCGATGGTCAGCCTGCTGTGCCTGGTGACCGCCGCCGCCCGAGGTGAGGACCACCACCCGCTGTTCCACCCGCTCGTGGCGGTGCTGCTCGCCGGGGTCCTCGGCTCGTTCACGACCGGCGACCTGTTCAACCTCTTCGTCACCTTCGAGGTGATGCTCATCGCCTCCTACGTGCTGCTCGCGCTCCGCGGCGGCACGAGGGAGGTCCGCGCCAGCACCGTCTACGTGACCGTCAACCTGCTCGCCTCCGCGCTGCTGCTGATCGGGATCGCGCTGCTGTACGGCGCGGCCGGCACGGTCGAGCTGGCCGCGCTCCACGGCGTCGTCGCGGACGTGCCGGGCGCCGTCATCGGTGCGACGCTCGTCGCCGTGGCCGTCGCCATCAAGGCCAGCCTCGTCCCCGTCCACAGCTGGTTGCCGCGGGTCTACCCGGTGGCCGGGCCGGCGACCACCGCCCTGTTCTCCGCGCTGCTCACCAAGGCCGGCGTCTACGTCCTGCTCCGCCTGGACAGCACCGTCTTCGCGGGCATCGAGGGGTTCCGTCAGGCGGTCCTCGTCGCCGCCGTGGTGACGATGGTGATCGGCGTGCTCGGGGCCGTCGGCCGCGGCGACGTGCGCGGCATCCTGTCGTTCCACATGGTCAGCCAGGTGGGCTACCTGGTGCTGCCCATCGGCATCGGGACGGTCGCGGGCTACACCGCGGGCCTGGTCTACCTCCTGCAGTACCTGGCGGTGAAGGGATCGTTGTTCCTGTCCGCAGCGGCGATCGAGACGCTGACGGGCACCGGCCAGCTCGCCCGCCTGGGCGGGATGCTGCGCACACGTCCCGCGCTCGCCATCGGGTTCCTGTTGCCGGCGCTGAGCCTCGCGGGCATCCCGCCGACCTCCGGGTTCGTCGGCAAGTTCCTCCTCGTGACCGCGGCCTTCGACGAGCGCCTGCTCTGGGCCGGCGGCATCGCCGTGGCCGTCAGCTTCGCCACCCTCCTGTCGATGCTCAAGATCTGGAACGGCGTCTTCTGGGGCGAGCGCACCACCGAGGTCACCCGCGAGCCAGGCCTCGCCGCGTTCGGGATGGCCATCCCCGCCGGTGGCGCGGGCGGCGACGACCCCGCGGTCCCGCGTGGGGTCCGCACCCCCCGCACGATCGCGCTCGCCGCCCCCGCGCTCCTGGTCGGCGCGCTGGTGCTCGCCCTCGGTGTGCTCGCCGGCCCGCTGGTGGACCTCGTGCAGCCCGCCGCGGAGACCCTGGCCGACCCCCAGCCGTACCTCGACGCCGTGCGGGAGGCCTGA
- a CDS encoding hemerythrin domain-containing protein encodes MSRTPTGADAVDGEDVVELILADHREFERLLRELRNRATDRSAVLADLADLLVAHAEAEEREVYPTLKRKAPEEAEEIEHGAEEHAEGHEALLALQRIDAADDDAFEAARSRSCPRR; translated from the coding sequence GTGAGTCGGACCCCGACCGGCGCGGACGCCGTCGACGGCGAGGACGTGGTCGAACTCATCCTCGCCGACCACCGCGAGTTCGAACGTCTCCTGCGCGAGCTGCGCAACCGCGCGACGGACCGGTCGGCGGTGCTGGCCGACCTCGCCGATCTGCTCGTGGCCCACGCGGAGGCCGAGGAGCGCGAGGTCTACCCGACCCTGAAGCGCAAGGCCCCCGAGGAGGCCGAGGAGATCGAGCACGGGGCCGAGGAGCACGCCGAGGGCCACGAGGCGCTGCTCGCTCTGCAGCGGATCGACGCGGCCGACGACGACGCGTTCGAGGCGGCGCGCTCGAGGAGCTGTCCGAGGCGTTGA
- the mbhE gene encoding hydrogen gas-evolving membrane-bound hydrogenase subunit E — MLIAAVFAVLALAAVTPLLVRLLGRDAGYLGALGLTGIAVWLASQAPAVLDGEPVTSELRWIPQADVAFSLRMDALGLLFAVIVLGIGAVVLAYAARYFGREQGAKASRYLALLTFFAGAMLGLVLADDAIVLFVFWELTSISSFFLIGGLGEGKAGATRALLVTSIGGLALFAGAILLGVVGGTTSLSALAADPAAVVASPLAPLIVVLLLVAVATKSAQVPFHFWLPGAMVAPTPVSTYLHAATMVKAGIYLLFRTTGILSEVPMWTPTLVVLGGVTAVYAAFVAVTQDDLKGLLAFSTVSQLGMIVLVLGVGTPLAVGVAALYTLSHALYKATLFMTVGIVDHETGTRSLAQLGGLRRTLPLTAVAGALAAISMAGLLPLVGFVAKEEAFHALIAGTDLAWVGPVGVTLAVLASFGTFAYSARYYFGTFEGPVRTEAHRAPIGFALPAFLTGAAGLALGLLVPVLDTTVNAVARDATATDPHLHLALWHGFTLPLGLSGLVVLVGTTLFLRRDRVIATLTRRRLPRGEDVFDRSYDGLLALGGRIGRSAVPDSPAAYLLPILAVALVTVGIVTAGLDRTLLGPPAPSLPGDAVVIVLLLGSAGTAVAARGRLAAIAALGLTGFTVAVWFVLLGAPDLALTQLLIETLTVALVVLVFRRLPGRFPDAGDRRRGVAVVAALLVGTGVTIATYLATGRRELSEVGQRLLAEGEGLTGGANVVNTILVDFRALDTLGEVVVLAVAALGILALVRLVPRDAVPAPRDLTDAAESEPALGDARFGGPGMIGSPILATASHLLSPAMIIASLWLLVRGHDAVGGGFIGGLVAGSAVVLHYFSHGHAEVWHRRTTRTVPTMGIGVFIAAGYGLAGLAVTGSFLAGGKIPVPIVDYVAASLVFDIGVYIVVVGLVAAIIRHLGQGVGPHELPGDDDRPTDLASVEKVPSTTAGGGA, encoded by the coding sequence ATGCTGATCGCGGCGGTGTTCGCCGTCCTCGCGTTGGCGGCGGTCACCCCGCTGCTGGTCCGGCTGCTCGGTCGTGACGCCGGCTACCTCGGCGCCCTGGGCCTGACCGGCATCGCGGTCTGGCTCGCATCGCAGGCGCCGGCGGTCCTCGACGGCGAGCCCGTCACCTCCGAGCTGCGCTGGATCCCCCAGGCGGACGTGGCGTTCTCGCTGCGAATGGACGCGCTCGGGCTGCTGTTCGCGGTGATCGTGCTCGGGATCGGCGCGGTCGTGCTCGCGTACGCCGCCCGCTACTTCGGCCGTGAGCAAGGCGCGAAGGCCTCGCGCTACCTGGCGCTGCTGACCTTCTTCGCCGGCGCGATGCTGGGGTTGGTGCTCGCCGATGACGCCATCGTGCTGTTCGTGTTCTGGGAGCTGACCAGCATCTCGAGCTTCTTCCTGATCGGGGGGCTCGGCGAGGGCAAGGCTGGTGCCACCCGGGCCCTCCTGGTGACCTCGATCGGTGGGCTGGCCCTCTTCGCCGGCGCGATCCTCCTCGGGGTCGTCGGTGGGACCACCTCCCTCAGCGCCCTCGCGGCGGACCCGGCGGCGGTGGTCGCCTCCCCGCTGGCACCCCTGATCGTGGTCCTGCTGCTGGTGGCGGTCGCGACCAAGTCGGCCCAGGTCCCGTTCCACTTCTGGCTCCCGGGTGCCATGGTCGCCCCCACCCCGGTGAGCACCTACCTGCACGCCGCGACCATGGTCAAGGCCGGCATCTACCTGCTGTTCCGCACCACCGGCATCCTCAGCGAGGTGCCGATGTGGACGCCGACGCTGGTGGTGCTCGGCGGGGTCACCGCCGTCTACGCGGCCTTCGTCGCCGTCACGCAGGACGACCTCAAGGGGCTGCTCGCGTTCTCGACCGTGAGCCAACTCGGGATGATCGTGCTGGTCCTCGGTGTCGGGACCCCGTTGGCCGTCGGCGTCGCCGCGCTCTACACCCTCTCGCACGCGCTCTACAAGGCGACCCTGTTCATGACGGTCGGCATCGTCGACCACGAGACCGGCACCCGGTCGCTGGCGCAGCTCGGTGGGCTGCGGCGCACCCTGCCGCTCACCGCAGTGGCCGGCGCCCTCGCCGCGATCTCGATGGCGGGACTGCTGCCGCTCGTCGGGTTCGTGGCCAAGGAGGAGGCCTTCCACGCCCTGATCGCCGGCACCGACCTCGCGTGGGTCGGGCCGGTCGGGGTGACCCTCGCCGTGCTCGCCAGCTTCGGCACCTTCGCCTACAGCGCGCGCTACTACTTCGGCACCTTCGAAGGCCCGGTCCGGACCGAAGCCCACCGCGCACCGATCGGGTTCGCCCTCCCCGCCTTCCTGACCGGCGCTGCGGGGCTGGCGCTCGGTCTGCTGGTCCCGGTGCTGGACACCACCGTCAACGCGGTCGCTCGGGACGCGACGGCCACCGACCCGCACCTCCACCTCGCGCTCTGGCACGGGTTCACCCTGCCCCTCGGCCTCTCGGGGCTGGTGGTCCTGGTCGGGACCACGCTCTTCCTGCGCCGTGACCGGGTCATCGCCACGCTCACCCGGCGACGGCTGCCCCGAGGCGAGGACGTGTTCGACCGCTCCTACGACGGCCTGCTCGCCCTCGGCGGCCGGATCGGCCGGAGCGCGGTCCCGGACTCGCCCGCCGCCTACCTGCTGCCGATCCTGGCCGTCGCGCTGGTCACCGTCGGGATCGTCACCGCGGGTCTCGACCGCACCCTGCTCGGCCCGCCGGCGCCATCGCTGCCGGGGGACGCCGTCGTGATCGTGCTGCTGCTCGGCTCGGCCGGCACGGCGGTCGCCGCCCGCGGCCGGCTCGCCGCCATCGCCGCGCTCGGCCTCACCGGCTTCACGGTGGCGGTGTGGTTCGTCCTCCTCGGCGCGCCCGACCTCGCCCTGACCCAGCTGCTGATCGAGACGCTCACCGTCGCCCTCGTCGTCCTGGTCTTCCGTCGCCTCCCGGGACGGTTCCCGGACGCGGGTGACCGCCGCCGGGGCGTGGCGGTGGTCGCGGCCCTCCTGGTGGGTACCGGCGTCACCATCGCCACGTACCTGGCGACGGGACGCCGCGAGCTGTCCGAGGTCGGTCAGCGGCTGCTGGCCGAGGGCGAGGGCCTCACCGGCGGCGCGAACGTCGTCAACACCATCCTGGTCGACTTCCGCGCCCTGGACACCCTCGGCGAGGTGGTCGTGCTGGCCGTCGCCGCCCTCGGCATCCTCGCCCTCGTCCGCCTCGTGCCACGCGACGCGGTGCCCGCGCCGCGCGACCTCACCGACGCCGCCGAGTCCGAACCCGCGCTCGGCGATGCCCGCTTCGGCGGTCCGGGCATGATCGGCAGCCCGATCCTGGCCACCGCGAGCCACCTGCTCAGCCCCGCGATGATCATCGCGTCCCTGTGGCTGCTCGTGCGCGGCCACGATGCGGTCGGCGGCGGCTTCATCGGGGGTCTGGTCGCCGGTTCGGCGGTCGTCCTGCACTACTTCAGCCACGGCCACGCCGAGGTGTGGCACCGCCGCACGACCCGGACGGTGCCGACGATGGGGATCGGCGTGTTCATCGCCGCCGGGTACGGGCTCGCCGGGCTCGCGGTCACCGGGTCGTTCCTCGCCGGGGGCAAGATCCCCGTACCGATCGTCGACTACGTGGCCGCCTCGTTGGTGTTCGACATCGGCGTCTACATCGTCGTGGTCGGGCTGGTGGCCGCGATCATCCGCCACCTCGGCCAGGGTGTCGGCCCCCACGAGCTGCCGGGCGACGACGACCGTCCGACCGACCTCGCCTCCGTCGAGAAGGTGCCGTCCACGACCGCGGGGGGTGGCGCGTGA
- a CDS encoding monovalent cation/H+ antiporter complex subunit F, producing the protein MIVLDIALVALGVGFALGMVRVILGPSVADRAVATDLCLFTVVAAVALTVLRTGAEQFEDVVLIATLLGFLATIALAALVGREGE; encoded by the coding sequence ATGATCGTCCTCGACATCGCCCTCGTGGCCCTCGGCGTCGGGTTCGCGCTCGGGATGGTCCGCGTCATCCTCGGACCGAGCGTCGCCGATCGCGCCGTGGCCACCGACCTGTGCCTGTTCACCGTCGTCGCCGCCGTCGCCCTCACCGTCCTCCGCACGGGCGCGGAACAGTTCGAGGACGTGGTCCTGATCGCGACCCTCCTCGGGTTCCTGGCGACGATCGCCCTCGCGGCGCTCGTCGGGAGGGAGGGCGAGTGA